One Niabella beijingensis DNA window includes the following coding sequences:
- a CDS encoding LptF/LptG family permease produces MKKLDWYILNRLLISFVFCMLLFTVIAVAIDTSEKSDDFVKSGLSSWQIFTKYYMGFIPYIWSLLFPLFVFIAVIFFTSKMALRSEVIAILASGTRFTRFLRPYMVGGLLLATVLFFGRAYFIPMANEIMSSFRKTYIDKNDPLKNRSESACATCFYKRIDSITYMGIKNFDATTQKSGAFFMDRVKKGKLVYNLRAESVRWDTTKRQRRWIAENVVERQVDSLGERVSHLKEKVVRLNMAPDELIKDEYLKDKLTTPNLKRLIKNEELRGTEGLNALKVELYKRTSTPFTVLLLTFIGAVIASRKTRGGSGMHLALGIVIAAVFILADQFSTVFSTKGSFPPLLAAWVPNLFFSLVALQLYKSAPK; encoded by the coding sequence ATGAAGAAACTGGACTGGTACATATTAAACAGGCTGTTGATCTCTTTTGTATTCTGTATGCTGTTGTTTACGGTCATCGCCGTAGCCATCGATACCAGTGAAAAGTCGGACGACTTTGTAAAGTCGGGGCTTTCTTCCTGGCAGATATTTACCAAATATTACATGGGCTTCATCCCTTATATCTGGAGCCTGCTGTTTCCCTTGTTTGTATTTATTGCGGTCATTTTCTTTACCAGTAAAATGGCTTTGCGGTCTGAGGTGATTGCCATACTCGCCAGCGGTACCCGGTTTACACGGTTCCTGCGTCCTTATATGGTAGGCGGACTGCTGCTGGCTACCGTACTGTTCTTTGGAAGGGCCTACTTTATCCCCATGGCCAACGAGATCATGAGCTCTTTCCGGAAGACCTATATTGATAAGAACGACCCTTTGAAGAACCGCTCGGAAAGCGCCTGTGCTACCTGTTTCTATAAACGGATCGACAGTATTACCTACATGGGGATAAAAAATTTTGATGCCACCACTCAAAAAAGCGGTGCTTTTTTTATGGACCGCGTAAAAAAAGGAAAGCTGGTTTATAATCTGAGGGCCGAGTCGGTGCGTTGGGATACGACCAAAAGACAGCGGCGCTGGATCGCAGAAAATGTGGTGGAGCGCCAGGTGGATAGTCTGGGCGAACGGGTGTCGCACCTGAAAGAAAAAGTGGTACGATTGAATATGGCGCCGGATGAGCTGATCAAAGATGAGTACCTGAAAGATAAATTGACCACACCCAACCTGAAGCGGCTCATCAAAAATGAGGAGCTGCGGGGTACGGAAGGACTCAACGCCCTGAAGGTGGAATTATACAAACGGACTTCCACCCCCTTTACCGTACTGCTGCTGACCTTTATCGGTGCCGTGATCGCCAGTCGCAAAACCCGGGGCGGAAGTGGTATGCACCTGGCACTGGGAATTGTGATCGCTGCTGTATTTATACTGGCGGATCAGTTTTCAACCGTATTTTCAACAAAGGGAAGTTTTCCCCCGCTGCTTGCTGCATGGGTCCCCAATCTTTTCTTTTCACTTGTTGCATTGCAATTGTATAAATCAGCTCCCAAATAG
- a CDS encoding citrate (Si)-synthase, eukaryotic: MEQFKVKFKEQADKLGAEIKTMLQEHGNTVIGETTLAQIYQGMRGMTALVTETSLLDAQDGIRFKRRSIPELREQLPKAKDGTEPLPEALFYLMMIGEIPTEEDVENLSAILQRRSHVPTYVFDTMKALPKDTHPMTQFVVGVMALQAESVFAKRYADGFSKKEYWEATLEDTLNLIARLPHIAAFVYRRKYKGGKAVQPDGMLDWAANFAHMLGYDNEEFKELMRLYMVIHADHEGGNVSAHATHLVGSALSDPYLSYAAGMNGLAGPLHGLANQEVIKWIFEMQKELNTDTPTAAQIEEYVKKTLNEGKVVPGYGHAVLRQTDPRFTAQMEFGKKHMPDDPLVNTVWRIYETVPGILQSLGKVKNPWPNVDAHSGALLVHYGMKEYEYYTVLFAVSRSLGVLSSLCWDRALGMPLERPKSVTTAAVKRWLNKEVENLGD; the protein is encoded by the coding sequence ATGGAACAATTTAAAGTGAAGTTTAAAGAGCAGGCGGACAAGCTTGGTGCAGAAATTAAGACCATGCTCCAGGAACATGGGAACACGGTGATCGGCGAAACAACACTGGCCCAGATCTATCAGGGCATGCGGGGAATGACCGCGTTGGTAACAGAGACCTCTTTACTTGATGCCCAGGACGGCATCCGTTTTAAAAGACGTTCCATTCCAGAACTGAGAGAACAGCTCCCGAAAGCAAAAGACGGTACGGAACCATTGCCGGAGGCATTGTTTTACCTGATGATGATTGGGGAAATTCCTACTGAAGAAGATGTGGAAAATCTGAGTGCTATTCTGCAACGCCGCAGCCATGTGCCTACTTATGTATTTGATACGATGAAAGCATTGCCGAAAGATACGCATCCCATGACACAGTTTGTGGTAGGGGTGATGGCGCTTCAGGCAGAAAGTGTTTTTGCAAAACGGTATGCAGACGGCTTTTCCAAAAAAGAATACTGGGAAGCGACACTGGAAGATACATTGAACCTGATCGCGCGGCTGCCGCATATTGCGGCTTTTGTATACCGCCGTAAATACAAGGGTGGTAAAGCGGTGCAGCCGGATGGCATGCTCGACTGGGCGGCCAATTTTGCCCATATGCTGGGTTACGATAATGAAGAATTCAAAGAGCTGATGCGCTTATACATGGTGATCCACGCCGATCATGAGGGAGGAAATGTTTCCGCTCACGCAACACATCTTGTGGGTTCGGCATTAAGCGATCCGTATCTGAGCTATGCCGCCGGCATGAACGGGCTCGCCGGTCCGTTGCACGGTCTGGCCAACCAGGAGGTGATCAAATGGATCTTTGAAATGCAGAAAGAGCTCAATACGGATACCCCGACTGCAGCACAGATAGAAGAATATGTAAAAAAGACCCTGAATGAGGGAAAAGTGGTACCGGGTTATGGACATGCAGTGTTGCGTCAGACGGACCCCCGGTTTACCGCGCAAATGGAATTTGGTAAAAAACACATGCCGGATGATCCGCTGGTAAATACGGTATGGCGCATTTATGAAACGGTTCCGGGCATCCTGCAGTCGCTGGGCAAGGTAAAAAACCCCTGGCCGAACGTAGACGCCCACAGCGGGGCGCTGCTGGTACATTATGGAATGAAAGAATACGAATATTACACGGTACTTTTTGCCGTTAGCCGGTCATTGGGAGTGCTTTCCAGCCTTTGCTGGGACCGCGCGCTGGGTATGCCGCTGGAACGTCCGAAATCGGTAACCACAGCTGCTGTTAAAAGATGGCTTAATAAGGAAGTGGAAAACCTGGGCGATTAA
- a CDS encoding phage holin family protein, translating into MFELKEKLENVAEDVEEIAKTYYRLSVVNIVDKGSKLGSSFLILALVTGLAFFIFLFIGFGASWWIGQALGNPMLGFFIVAGFLLLVLILILALNKKVITPFIRNIIIKNLYD; encoded by the coding sequence ATGTTTGAACTGAAAGAAAAGCTGGAGAATGTGGCTGAAGATGTGGAGGAAATTGCAAAGACCTATTACCGGTTATCGGTGGTGAATATTGTTGATAAGGGAAGCAAGCTGGGATCCTCTTTCCTGATCCTGGCCCTGGTTACCGGACTTGCCTTTTTTATTTTCCTGTTTATTGGTTTTGGTGCCAGCTGGTGGATCGGACAGGCGTTGGGCAACCCCATGCTGGGTTTTTTTATAGTTGCCGGATTTTTATTGCTGGTACTGATACTGATCCTGGCCCTTAATAAAAAAGTGATTACCCCTTTTATCCGAAACATCATCATCAAAAATCTCTATGACTAA
- a CDS encoding glycosyltransferase, with product MPDLTPGYIIFIALLLFTAVLLFYYLYFFARLVFFKPRSQSSIQQHPVSIIVCGKNEARNFAKNIPGLIFQEYAASRQILVVNDNSTDDSKYVLQELNGKYGGLSLLNLQQNAQHIPGKKYPLSMGIRQAGHEILLLTDADCVPATEHWLQKMQEPYEQQIEIVLGYGAYHKYPGFLNKVIRYETFHSALQYLSYALAGVPYMGVGRNLSYKKSLFLNNKGFSDVNHLPGGDDDLFINKVATAKNTAVVIDPAAHTLSSPKRTWKEWKNQKTRHFSTSKYYKPKHKFLLGLYSLSHFLFYFLIIACCIWYDWRAGLGILLGKSLLQQLLFANVMKKLNEPDLRKWVLIMDLWMVCYYLFFAPMLIRKEKKSWS from the coding sequence ATGCCGGACCTAACCCCTGGATATATCATATTTATCGCGCTCCTGCTTTTTACGGCCGTTCTCCTGTTCTATTATCTTTATTTTTTTGCCCGGCTGGTGTTTTTTAAGCCCCGGAGCCAAAGCAGTATACAACAGCACCCCGTGAGCATTATCGTATGCGGTAAGAATGAGGCCCGCAATTTTGCCAAAAATATTCCCGGGCTGATCTTTCAGGAATATGCCGCCAGCCGGCAGATCCTGGTGGTGAACGACAATTCCACAGACGACAGTAAATATGTATTGCAGGAACTGAACGGAAAATACGGAGGGCTCAGCCTGCTCAATCTTCAACAGAACGCACAGCATATACCGGGAAAAAAATACCCGCTTTCCATGGGCATACGGCAGGCCGGTCATGAGATCCTCCTGCTTACCGACGCCGATTGTGTGCCGGCCACCGAACACTGGCTTCAGAAAATGCAGGAGCCCTATGAGCAGCAGATCGAGATCGTACTGGGCTACGGCGCCTACCATAAATATCCCGGTTTTCTTAATAAGGTGATCCGTTACGAGACCTTTCACAGCGCCCTGCAATACCTGTCCTATGCGCTGGCCGGTGTACCCTATATGGGTGTGGGAAGGAACCTCAGTTATAAAAAAAGCCTGTTCCTGAATAATAAAGGCTTCTCGGATGTCAATCACCTTCCGGGCGGCGACGATGATCTGTTTATAAATAAGGTAGCCACCGCAAAAAACACCGCTGTTGTTATTGATCCGGCGGCTCATACCTTAAGCAGCCCCAAACGGACCTGGAAAGAATGGAAAAATCAAAAGACAAGGCATTTCAGTACTTCGAAATATTACAAACCTAAACACAAGTTTTTGTTAGGGTTATACAGCCTGTCTCATTTTTTATTTTACTTTTTGATCATTGCCTGTTGTATCTGGTACGACTGGCGGGCAGGCCTGGGCATTTTACTGGGGAAGTCCCTCCTTCAGCAGCTCCTTTTTGCCAATGTAATGAAAAAACTGAACGAACCGGATCTCCGGAAATGGGTCCTTATAATGGACCTATGGATGGTATGCTACTACCTGTTTTTTGCCCCGATGCTGATAAGAAAAGAAAAAAAGTCCTGGAGTTGA
- a CDS encoding YtxH domain-containing protein, whose translation MKNRDKYILGIAGAALAGIAIGLLFYTDEGKKTRKKMKNTANDWADSLGSLIASGKESLSDLSHQAMKKAKKGYQKLKGKTEDGYENLKDEYNDLADEYANKVR comes from the coding sequence ATGAAAAATAGAGACAAGTACATCCTGGGTATCGCCGGCGCCGCACTGGCAGGTATTGCAATCGGGTTGCTGTTTTACACCGACGAAGGGAAAAAAACACGTAAAAAAATGAAGAATACGGCCAACGACTGGGCAGATTCTCTGGGAAGCCTGATCGCATCCGGAAAAGAAAGCCTTTCTGACCTTTCTCATCAGGCAATGAAGAAAGCAAAAAAAGGCTATCAGAAGCTGAAAGGAAAAACCGAGGACGGTTACGAAAACCTGAAGGATGAATATAATGACCTGGCTGATGAGTATGCCAATAAGGTAAGATAA
- the tgt gene encoding tRNA guanosine(34) transglycosylase Tgt, which produces MAQLSFQLQHTDTGSAARAGLIQTDHGQIETPVFMPVGTAGSVKAVTQAQLENDIHARIILGNTYHLYLRPGLEVLEKAGGLHRFNQWKRPILTDSGGFQVFSLAGTRKIKEEGVTFASHIDGSKHLFTPEGVMDIQRVIGGDIIMAFDECPPGGSEYSYARKSLDLTHRWLDRCWSRFHSTPDKYGYTQNLFPIVQGATFKDLRKESCDFVAEKDAPGNAIGGLSVGEPEDKMYEICDWCCQHLPAQKPRYLMGVGTPWNILECIGMGIDMFDCVMPTRNGRNAMLFTTEGVINIDNKKWEFDYSPIDEGLPNPMSNLYSKAYLRHLFKSGELLALTIASVHNLAFYLWLVREARLQIISGNYNAWKNQMIVKLKNRL; this is translated from the coding sequence ATGGCACAACTCAGTTTTCAGCTACAACACACCGATACGGGATCCGCCGCTCGCGCGGGTCTGATTCAGACCGATCACGGACAAATTGAAACACCTGTTTTCATGCCGGTGGGCACCGCAGGCTCCGTAAAAGCGGTTACCCAGGCACAGCTCGAAAACGATATACACGCCCGGATCATTCTTGGAAATACCTACCACCTTTACCTGCGGCCCGGTTTGGAAGTACTGGAAAAAGCCGGCGGTCTGCACCGGTTCAATCAGTGGAAACGTCCCATTCTCACAGACAGTGGCGGATTCCAGGTATTCTCCTTGGCAGGCACCCGCAAAATAAAAGAAGAGGGAGTGACCTTTGCCTCCCATATCGACGGGAGCAAGCACCTGTTCACCCCGGAAGGGGTGATGGACATCCAGCGGGTGATCGGCGGGGATATTATCATGGCCTTTGACGAATGCCCGCCCGGCGGAAGCGAATACAGCTATGCCCGGAAAAGCCTGGACCTGACCCACCGCTGGCTGGATCGCTGCTGGAGCCGGTTCCATTCCACACCGGATAAGTACGGCTATACGCAAAATCTGTTTCCCATCGTACAGGGAGCTACATTTAAAGACCTGCGGAAAGAATCCTGTGATTTTGTAGCAGAGAAAGATGCGCCAGGTAACGCTATCGGCGGATTAAGCGTAGGCGAACCGGAGGACAAGATGTATGAGATCTGTGACTGGTGCTGCCAGCATTTGCCGGCACAGAAGCCGCGCTACCTGATGGGAGTGGGCACGCCCTGGAACATTCTTGAATGCATCGGTATGGGCATCGATATGTTTGATTGTGTAATGCCCACCCGTAATGGCAGGAACGCCATGTTGTTTACCACCGAAGGGGTCATCAATATCGATAATAAAAAATGGGAATTTGATTATTCACCGATCGACGAGGGCCTGCCCAACCCGATGAGCAATCTTTACAGCAAAGCCTATCTGCGGCATTTATTCAAAAGCGGGGAGCTCCTGGCACTCACCATTGCCAGCGTACACAACCTGGCTTTTTACCTGTGGCTGGTGCGCGAGGCCCGGCTGCAGATCATTTCAGGAAATTACAATGCCTGGAAAAACCAAATGATTGTTAAGTTAAAAAACCGCCTGTAA
- a CDS encoding TlpA family protein disulfide reductase, with product MMKNILLLLLLTLQFSGAGAQGSGVWKVAMGDTIPDFGFTLKNAGDSVKISNYRGKVVLINFFATWCGPCRAELPRIQREIWNVYKNNPRFALFIFGREEGWDKLNAFVQQKKFSFPLLADPERQIFSRFADTFIPRNVVIDETGKVIYQSVGYDKTEFEKLLVLLKGSLEHK from the coding sequence ATGATGAAAAATATACTGCTCCTGCTGCTGCTGACGCTGCAATTTTCCGGTGCCGGTGCCCAGGGTTCGGGAGTATGGAAAGTAGCTATGGGAGATACCATCCCGGATTTTGGCTTTACACTTAAAAACGCCGGAGACTCTGTGAAGATCAGTAATTACAGGGGCAAGGTAGTGCTCATTAATTTTTTTGCCACCTGGTGCGGCCCCTGCCGGGCAGAACTGCCGCGGATACAACGGGAAATCTGGAACGTATATAAAAATAACCCGCGGTTCGCATTGTTCATCTTCGGACGCGAAGAGGGCTGGGATAAGCTGAATGCCTTTGTGCAACAAAAAAAATTCAGCTTTCCCCTACTGGCCGATCCGGAACGGCAGATTTTTTCCCGGTTTGCCGACACGTTTATTCCCCGCAATGTGGTGATCGATGAAACGGGTAAGGTCATTTACCAGTCGGTAGGATATGATAAAACGGAGTTTGAAAAACTGCTGGTACTTCTGAAAGGATCCCTGGAGCACAAATAA